A single window of Patescibacteria group bacterium DNA harbors:
- the rsmI gene encoding 16S rRNA (cytidine(1402)-2'-O)-methyltransferase produces the protein MPDLFIVATPIGNLSDISFRAIETLKKVDLILCEDTRRTKKLLNHYEITKKTVSYHQHSKLKKINYIIDLLKQGKSLALVSDAGTPGISDPGNKLIEMALEKLDDLTIIPIPGPSAITTALSISGFGVDKFTFLGFPPVKKKRKKYFKKILDSEYPVVFFESPHRILKTLEELKFLKNKIVVCRELTKKFEIIYRGTVDEVEKELKKDKIRGEFVVIIRK, from the coding sequence ATGCCAGATTTATTTATTGTTGCTACTCCTATTGGCAATTTATCTGATATTAGTTTTAGAGCAATTGAAACCTTGAAAAAGGTTGATTTAATTTTGTGCGAAGATACAAGAAGAACAAAAAAACTTTTAAATCACTACGAAATAACAAAAAAGACTGTTAGTTATCATCAGCACAGTAAATTAAAAAAAATAAATTATATAATTGATTTATTAAAACAAGGAAAGAGTTTAGCTCTAGTTTCAGATGCAGGAACTCCAGGAATTTCTGATCCAGGCAATAAATTAATTGAAATGGCGCTTGAAAAGCTTGACGATTTAACAATTATTCCAATCCCTGGCCCTTCAGCAATAACTACAGCACTTAGTATTTCTGGTTTTGGAGTTGATAAATTCACTTTTTTAGGATTTCCTCCGGTAAAGAAAAAACGAAAGAAATATTTTAAAAAGATTTTAGATTCAGAATATCCAGTCGTTTTTTTTGAATCACCTCATAGAATTTTAAAAACACTGGAGGAATTAAAATTTTTAAAAAACAAAATCGTTGTTTGCAGGGAGCTGACAAAAAAGTTTGAGATAATTTATAGAGGAACAGTTGATGAGGTTGAAAAAGAATTAAAAAAAGATAAGATAAGGGGAGAATTTGTGGTAATAATTAGAAAATAA